CGCAGGTGGTGGATGGGCACCGCTCGTGAGCACCACTCGGCGGACGAATACTTCCTGCGCGATCCGTACGGCCTCGAAGTGGTGCTGGCGGCCCTGCTGGGCCGGGTCCGCACCTCCACACTGCTCAAGGCGAGTCAGCAGGGTCCGGTGTCGGACTCGTGTGTGCACAGCGCGCTCTCCGCCGTCTTCAACGCGCGTCTGTGGGAGGCGGCCCACCGGGTGCGGACCGACCCGCTGCCGTTCCTGCTGGCCACGCCCACCTGGTCGTCGGGTTTCCTGGAGCCGGACGAGCTGGTGGCCCGCCTCGCCGAGTACCACCGGCTGGGCGCCCGGCCCGGGGAGGCGGACTTCACGCAGGCGCTGCTCCGGGTGCGCCGCGACGACCGGGCGGTGAGCGTGGCCGCCGCCGGACGGGCCGCCGCGCTCGGTACGGCGGAGGGTGAGCGGCTGGCCCGCCGGCTCCTCAGCGAGAGCCCGGCGACCCCCACGAGCACCCGCCGTGTCTCGGCGAAGCGCGTTCTGCTCGAACTCGGCGCGCTCGACGGGCTGCCGACGGAGCTTCCTCCGGCGTTCCGTCGGCTCGGCGTGCCCGTGGGCGCCTTCGAGGGACGGACGTACTGCCCCCACTACTGGAACCCCAACGAGCGCCGGCACTGGCTGGCCGTGATGCCCGGGCGGCGGGAGGTGGTGGCCGCGCGGCTGGTGCGCGAGGTCTCGACGGCCGCGGTGGAGGACATCCGGGGTGTGGCGGCGGTCCTGCCACTGCTCGCCGAGGCGGAGGGCGAAGCGGGGGACGCCGTGCACCTGTGCGTGGCGTACGGGCTGGGCGCGCGTCACCCGGAGGACCGGCTCAGCGCGGTGGACGCCCTGCTGGTACTCGCCGCGCGGGGGCAGTTGGACGCGGAGATACTCGGCGGGGATCTGGGACAGCTGGTGCGGAAGGGGGCGGTGAAGCCCCTGCGGCTCGCCGACTCCGTACGGACCGCGGCGACGACCGGAGCGTATGCCACGGTCTGGTCGATACTCGGGGCCGCGCTGCCCGCCCTGCTCGCGGACCTCGCCGCGGACGGCGCCGTTCCGCCTCCGCGCGGAATGGGCGAACTGCTGGCCGTCGCCGCCGAATGCGCCGAGCGGACCGGCGTGCAGGGCGAGGTGGCGCATCTCGCCCAGGTGGCGGAGCGCGGCGGCTCGTCGCGGCTGGTGGCACAGGCCCGTCGGCTGCGTGTCACGCTGGAGCAAGGGGTGGCCGCCTGACCCGGACGGTAAATCGTAAAAAGTGCAACAAAAAAGACAGATGCATACTTAACCGATCAGTCACAAAGCGTTCGCGATCACGCAACACCCGTACTCCACAGTGACGGTATGACTCCAGACATGCCTGATGTGACGCGCGCGAAGAACGGCCGGCCGGTCCACCACTGGCGCAGGGACCTCGTCGAACTGGCCGCTCTGTTCACGGCGGTGGCGGTCGCCGACGCCGTGGCGAACCTGATCGGGCACGGCCCCGACGGGCCCGTCCTCCTCGCGATCTCGGCGGTCGCGCTGATCGCCACGGCGGGCTTCCACACCTGGTGGTCACGCCGCCACGGTCACGCCCCGCCGACAGACGATACCGGCGCCCGGCCGACCGCGTCCGTGCGGCGTGCCGGGACGGCCGAGGGCATGCCGGGCGCACCGGAGACCGCTGCCGGTCTCGGCTCGGCATCGGGCTCCGGCCCGGGATCGGGATCGGGCGAGACCGTGTTGTGGCGGATGCGGACCACCGTGCGGGACGAGCCGGGTTCGCTGGCCGCGCTGTGCGTGGCGCTGGCGGAGCTGCGGGTCGACATCCTGAGCCTGCAGACGCATCCGCTGGCCGAGGGGACGGTGGACGAGTTCCTGCTGCGCGCCCCTGCGACGGTGGGAGCGTCCGAGGTGACGCGGGCGGTGTCGGTGTCGGGTGGTTTCGGGACCTGGATCGAGCGGGCCGACGCGCACGACCTGGTGGACGCGCCCACCCGGGTACTGGGTCTCGCGACCCGCACCGCGCTCGACGCGGCGGAACTGCCCTTGGCGCTGCGGCAGTTGCTGGGACGGTGCACGATCCGTTCCCTGCCCGCCACGTCGGTGCGCGGGGATCGACCGGAGGCGGGGGCGCCCGTCGAAGGGGCGCTTGAGGACACGGTGATGCGGTTGCGTGCACCGGAGGGCGGAGTGATCACTGTGGAGCGGCCGTATCTGCCGTTCACGCCGACGGAGTTCGCCCGGGCCCGGGCCCTGGTCGAGCTGGACGCGCGGCTCGGACCTCGGGTGCCGCGCAGCCGGGACGTACTGACGCTGCCGCAGGGCAAGGACATCATCGTGCGCCGTGCCGACGCCGGGGACGCCGAGGCGGCGAAGGCCATGCACGAGCGGTGCTCGCAGCGGACGTTGAGCCTGCGGTACCACGGGCCCGTCGGCGACGCGGACAAGTACCTCAAGCACCTCCTCAGCCCGCACTTCGGGCGCACGCTCGCCGTACAGACCGCGTCGGGGCGGATCGTCGGGCTCGGACATCTCCTGTGGGACGGCGACGAGACGGAGATCGCGCTGCTGGTGGAGGACGACTGGCAGCGGCGCGGCATCGGCGGCGAACTGCTCGGCCGCCTGGTGGCGATGGCCGTGGAAGCCGGCTGCGACAGCGTGTACGCCGTCACGCAGGCCTCCAACACCGGCATGGTCGCCGCGATGCGCGGCCTCGACCTGCCCCTCGACTACCAGATCGAGGAGGGCACCCTCGTCATCACGGCCCGTCTGCGGACGGCGTCGCCGCACGCGGAGGGCGCGGGGCACGAGCGCGAGCACTCGGTGCGGGACTGACGGGCCGGCACGAGAGCCGGGACGGCGGCGGCAGGTCCGGAACCGCGGTGGCAGGCCTCGCACTGCGGTGGCCGGCCCGGCGCGGAAGTTGCCGGGCCGGCCACCGTCACCGGTCCACGTCACCGGCTCATGTCACCGGTCACGCCGCCGTCAGCGCCCCGTCCAGGTCCCGCCAGAGGTCGTCCACGTCCTCCAGTCCCACCGACAGCCGCAGCAGCCGGTCGCTCACGCCGCTCCCGCGCCGGTCCTCCGCGTCCACCACGCGATGGCTGATCGAGGCGGGGTGCTGGATCAACGTGTCGACACTGCCGAGGCTCACCGCCGGGGTGACCAGCCGGACCGCGGCGATCACCTCATGCGGATCGCCGTGGACCTCGAACGCGATCATGGCGCCGCCGATCCGCGGATAGTGGACGCGGGCGACGCGTGGGTCGCCGGAGAGACGCCGGGCCAGTTCGGCGGCGTTGGCGGAGGCGGCGCGCACCCGCACGGGCAGCGTCGACAGTCCGCGCAGCAGCAGATAACCGGCGAGCGGATGCAGCACCCCGCCCGTGGCGAAGCGGATCTGCCGCAGCCGTCCGGCGAACTCCTCGTCGCAGGCCACCACCCCGGCCATCACGTCACCATGTCCGCCCAGGTACTTGGTGGCGCTGTGGAGGACGAGCCGTGCCCCCTGTCCGGCGGGCCGTTGCAGCACAGGGGTGGCGAAGGTGTTGTCGGCCAGCAGCGGCACGCTCCCGCAGGCGTGGGCGATCGCCCGCAGATCGAGTTCGGCGAGCGTCGGATTGGCCGGTGACTCGACCAGGACAAGACCCGTGTCCGGCCGCAGGGCGTCCTGGATCCCGGCGGGGTCGACCCACGTCACCTCGGAGCCGAGCAGCCCGGCCGTCAACAGGTGATCGCTGCAGCCGTAGAGGGGCCGCACGGCCACGACGTGGCGCAGTCCCATGGAGTTGCGTACGAGGAGCACCGCGCTCAGCGCGGCCATCCCGCTCGCGAAGGCCACCGCGCTCTCCGTGCCCTCCAGCCGGGCCAGCGCCGTCTCGAAGCGGGCGACGGTCGGGTTGCCTAGCCGGCCGTAGACGGGCGGGCCGTCCGGCTGCGCCCCGTCGGTGGCGAAGGCGTCGATGCGGGCCGCCTCGCCCCGGCTGTCGTACGACGGATAGGTCGTGGACAGGTCGATCGGTACGGCGTGCAGGCCCTGCCGGGCGAGATCGTCCCGCCCCGCGTGCACGGCTTCGGTGTCCAGGGCGCGTACGCCGGCGCCCGGCCCGTCGGCCGCCGCGTTCGCCGTTTCTGCCGCGTCCGCCGTTTCCGTCGCGTCTACCGTGTCCGCCGTGTCCGCGGTGCCGTCACACACGTCGCGTAGGTCAGTGCTGCCGAGATCCATGGACGGCAGCCTGAACAACAGACGGGGTCACGGGCCGAAACAGCGTGTTACGTTCGGCATATGGCCGAATCCGTCGTACTGGACCCGGTGGACCTGCATCTTCTGCGCCTTCTGCAGAACGACGCCCGGACCACCTACCGGGATCTCGCCGCGCTGATCGGGGTGGCGCCCTCGACCTGCCTGGACCGGGTCACCCGGCTGCGCCGCTCGGGCGTCATCCTCGGCCATCAGCTGCGGCTCGATCCGGCGAAGCTGGGACGCGGTCTGGAGGCGCTGCTGTCCGTGCAGGTCAGGCCGCATCGGCGGGAGTTGGTCGGCCCGTTCGTGGAGCGGATCAGGTCGTTGCCCGAGTCGCGTACGGTTTTCCATCTCACCGGGCCCGACGACTATCTGGTGCATGTCGCGGTCGCCGACATGGCGGATCTGCAGCGGCTGGTTCTCGACGGATTCACCGCGCACCGCGAGGTGGCGCGCGTCGAAACGCGGCTGATCTTCCAGCAGTGGGACTGCGGGCCCCTGCTGCCGCCCGACCCCCAGGGCGCAGGCGCCACGGCTTCGGGTGCCACGCCCTCGGCGAAACCGGGCTGACACGCCAGAAGAGCTACCACGGCAGGAGGACCGACGCAGTGAAAGGACCGACACGGTAAAGGGCCTGGAAAACGGGGCTGACGCGGTGGCCGTCCGCGTATGAGGATGGCCGTATGTCACAGACGAAGAACCCGCTGCCCCGAGAGGTCGCCGACACCTACGTCGACGAGCTCGTCGCCCTCGACCCGGTCACCGGTACGTACCTCGGCGTGAAGGAGAGTTCCGGCAGGCTGCCCGACACCTCGCCCGGCGGACAGGAGGCGCTCGCGCAGCTGGCGAGGACGACGCTGGCCCGGCTCGACGAGGCGGAGCGGCAGCCCGGCGCGGACAGTGACATCGAGCGCCGGTGCGCACGCCTGCTGCGCGAGCGCCTCAACGCCGAACTCGGCGTGCACGCGGCCGAGGAGAGCCTGCGGGCCGTCGGCAACATGCACACGGCCGTGCATGCGGTGCGCGAGGTGTTCACCGTGACGCCGGCGGACACGGACGAGGACTGGGCCGCGATCGCCGAGCGGCTGCGCGCGGTGCCGGCGGCCCTCGACGGCTACCGCGAGTGCCTCTCCCTCGGCCTGGAACGCAAGCTGTACGCGGGTCCGCGACCGACCGCCACCTTCATCGAGCAGCTCACCGAGTGGTCGGGAACGGGCTCGTCCGGCACGGGCTCGTCGGACACGGGTGGTCCGGGTGGTGGCTGGTTCGAGGAGTTCGCGTCGGCGGGGCCGCAGACCCTGCGCGCGGAACTCGACGAGGCCGCGCGGACGGCGACCGCCGCCGTGGTCGCGCTGCGCGACTGGATGCGCGACGTGTACGCGCCCGCGATCGAGGGCGCGCCGAACACGGTGGGCCGCGACCGGTACGCGCGCTGGTCGCGCTACTTCAACGGTACGGACCTCGATCTGGACGAGGCGTACGCGTACGGCTGGGCGGAGTACCACCGGCTGCTCGCCGAGATGAGGAAGGAGGCGGAGAAGGTACTGCCCGGCGCCGCGACGCCGTGGGTGGCGCTGGCCCACCTCGACGAGCACGGCAGGCACATCGAAGGGGTCGACGAGGTCCAGGCGTGGCTGCAGAGCCTCATGGACCAGGCGATCGAGGAACTGGACGGCACCCACTTCGAACTCGCCGAGCGGGTACGGAAGGTGGAGTCCCGCATCGCCCCGCCGGGCGGCGCCGCCGCCCCGTACTACTCGGCCCCGTCGGAGGACTTCTCACGCCCCGGGCGTACGTGGCTGCCGACGATGGGGCAGACCCGCTTCCCGGTCTACGACCTGGTGTCGACCTGGTACCACGAGGGCGTCCCCGGCCACCACCTCCAGCTCGCCCAGTGGGTCCACGTCGCCGAGAACCTCTCCCGCTACCAGGCGACCATCGGTGGCGTCAGCGCCAACTGCGAGGGCTGGGCCCTGTACGCGGAACGGCTCATGGACGAACTCGGCTACCTCAAGGACGCCGAGGAGCGGCTCGGTTACCTGGACGCGCAGATGATGCGGGCGACCCGCGTCATCGTCGACATCGGCATGCATCTGGAGCTGGAGATTCCGGCGGAGTCGCCGTTCCACCCGGGTGAGCGGTGGACCCCGGAGCTGGCGCAGGAGTTCTTCGGCGCGCACAGCAGCCGGCCCGCGGACTTCGTGGAGAGCGAGCTGACCCGCTACCTCTCCATCCCCGGCCAGGCCATCGGCTACAAGCTCGGCGAGCGCGCCTGGCTGCTGGGCCGGGAGAACGCGCGCAAGCGTCATGGGGACGCCTTCGACGCGAAGGCCTGGCACATGGCGGCGCTGTCCCAGGGTTCGCTGGGCCTGGACGACCTGGTGGACGAACTGTCCCGACTCTGACGGCACGCGGCACGCGCGTTACGCCCACTCGGCGGCCGGGCTGCACATTCGAGCCCGGCCCTCGACCGGCGCCGTGCCGTACGGCGCCGCGCCGTACGGACGACCGGCCTCAGCGGCGGAAGCCGCCCTCCGAGTCGATGACCTGTCCGGTGATCCACCGGGCCTCGTCCGTGGCGAGCCAGGCGATGAGCCGGGCGGGATCGTCCGGCATTCCCCAGCGCCCGCCCGGGAACATCGAGGCGACCGCCGCGTACGCCTCCCCGGTCAGGTAACCGGTGTCCACCGGGCCCGGATTGACGGTGTTCACCGTGACTCCGTGCGCGGCGAGCGTGGTCGCCAGCGAGCGGGTGACCGAGGCGAGGGCGCCCTTCTGCAGGGCGTACGCGATCTCCCCCGGCATCCCGTCCGCGATGTCCTGGCCGGACGTCATCATCACGACGCGTCCGCCGCCCGACGCCGGCGACGACGACGTGGCACGCAGCCGGACGTAGGCCTGGACGAGCAGGATCACCGACCGGGTGTCGACGGCCCAGTGCGCGTCGAGCATCGCCGCGTCGAGCGCGTCCAGCGGGCCGTCCGAACCGCTCAGCGCGTGGTTGGCGA
This sequence is a window from Streptomyces ortus. Protein-coding genes within it:
- a CDS encoding SDR family oxidoreductase, whose product is MPLPAPLPLPQHPSSAPAPTPEVRAPAPEDLRREALPLRGRTALVTGTGRRAGIGHAVARRLAAYGASVYLHHHVPHDAAMPWGADRPEEAAAEVREALGDPGARVVHGPGDLSVPDAPAELIARAADALGGRLDILVANHALSGSDGPLDALDAAMLDAHWAVDTRSVILLVQAYVRLRATSSSPASGGGRVVMMTSGQDIADGMPGEIAYALQKGALASVTRSLATTLAAHGVTVNTVNPGPVDTGYLTGEAYAAVASMFPGGRWGMPDDPARLIAWLATDEARWITGQVIDSEGGFRR
- a CDS encoding GNAT family N-acetyltransferase, which codes for MTPDMPDVTRAKNGRPVHHWRRDLVELAALFTAVAVADAVANLIGHGPDGPVLLAISAVALIATAGFHTWWSRRHGHAPPTDDTGARPTASVRRAGTAEGMPGAPETAAGLGSASGSGPGSGSGETVLWRMRTTVRDEPGSLAALCVALAELRVDILSLQTHPLAEGTVDEFLLRAPATVGASEVTRAVSVSGGFGTWIERADAHDLVDAPTRVLGLATRTALDAAELPLALRQLLGRCTIRSLPATSVRGDRPEAGAPVEGALEDTVMRLRAPEGGVITVERPYLPFTPTEFARARALVELDARLGPRVPRSRDVLTLPQGKDIIVRRADAGDAEAAKAMHERCSQRTLSLRYHGPVGDADKYLKHLLSPHFGRTLAVQTASGRIVGLGHLLWDGDETEIALLVEDDWQRRGIGGELLGRLVAMAVEAGCDSVYAVTQASNTGMVAAMRGLDLPLDYQIEEGTLVITARLRTASPHAEGAGHEREHSVRD
- a CDS encoding Lrp/AsnC family transcriptional regulator yields the protein MAESVVLDPVDLHLLRLLQNDARTTYRDLAALIGVAPSTCLDRVTRLRRSGVILGHQLRLDPAKLGRGLEALLSVQVRPHRRELVGPFVERIRSLPESRTVFHLTGPDDYLVHVAVADMADLQRLVLDGFTAHREVARVETRLIFQQWDCGPLLPPDPQGAGATASGATPSAKPG
- a CDS encoding trans-sulfuration enzyme family protein; this translates as MDLGSTDLRDVCDGTADTADTVDATETADAAETANAAADGPGAGVRALDTEAVHAGRDDLARQGLHAVPIDLSTTYPSYDSRGEAARIDAFATDGAQPDGPPVYGRLGNPTVARFETALARLEGTESAVAFASGMAALSAVLLVRNSMGLRHVVAVRPLYGCSDHLLTAGLLGSEVTWVDPAGIQDALRPDTGLVLVESPANPTLAELDLRAIAHACGSVPLLADNTFATPVLQRPAGQGARLVLHSATKYLGGHGDVMAGVVACDEEFAGRLRQIRFATGGVLHPLAGYLLLRGLSTLPVRVRAASANAAELARRLSGDPRVARVHYPRIGGAMIAFEVHGDPHEVIAAVRLVTPAVSLGSVDTLIQHPASISHRVVDAEDRRGSGVSDRLLRLSVGLEDVDDLWRDLDGALTAA
- a CDS encoding DUF885 domain-containing protein, whose translation is MSQTKNPLPREVADTYVDELVALDPVTGTYLGVKESSGRLPDTSPGGQEALAQLARTTLARLDEAERQPGADSDIERRCARLLRERLNAELGVHAAEESLRAVGNMHTAVHAVREVFTVTPADTDEDWAAIAERLRAVPAALDGYRECLSLGLERKLYAGPRPTATFIEQLTEWSGTGSSGTGSSDTGGPGGGWFEEFASAGPQTLRAELDEAARTATAAVVALRDWMRDVYAPAIEGAPNTVGRDRYARWSRYFNGTDLDLDEAYAYGWAEYHRLLAEMRKEAEKVLPGAATPWVALAHLDEHGRHIEGVDEVQAWLQSLMDQAIEELDGTHFELAERVRKVESRIAPPGGAAAPYYSAPSEDFSRPGRTWLPTMGQTRFPVYDLVSTWYHEGVPGHHLQLAQWVHVAENLSRYQATIGGVSANCEGWALYAERLMDELGYLKDAEERLGYLDAQMMRATRVIVDIGMHLELEIPAESPFHPGERWTPELAQEFFGAHSSRPADFVESELTRYLSIPGQAIGYKLGERAWLLGRENARKRHGDAFDAKAWHMAALSQGSLGLDDLVDELSRL